A window from Embleya scabrispora encodes these proteins:
- a CDS encoding ArsR/SmtB family transcription factor, producing MPVQMPHPSLDEVALSAVFAALSDDHRRGVVVTLAADPDRELPCTALSVPGSKSTRSYHWKVLREAGLIVQRNTGTGMTLRLRAEEFDARFPGLLTNLLHLEGRTPAGSAPEDPAPAGSAAEDPAPAGSAEPRPRP from the coding sequence ATGCCTGTTCAGATGCCCCACCCGTCACTCGACGAGGTGGCGCTGAGCGCGGTCTTCGCCGCGTTGTCCGACGACCACCGGCGCGGCGTGGTGGTCACACTGGCCGCCGACCCGGATCGCGAACTGCCGTGCACGGCGCTGTCCGTACCCGGCTCGAAGTCCACCCGCTCGTATCACTGGAAGGTGCTTCGGGAAGCCGGCCTGATCGTCCAGCGCAACACCGGCACGGGCATGACGCTGCGTCTGCGCGCGGAAGAGTTCGACGCCCGCTTCCCGGGCCTTTTGACCAACCTCCTGCACCTCGAAGGCCGCACGCCCGCCGGCTCCGCGCCCGAGGACCCCGCGCCCGCCGGCTCCGCGGCCGAGGACCCCGCGCCTGCCGGCTCCGCCGAGCCACGCCCCCGGCCCTGA
- a CDS encoding NAD(P)-dependent oxidoreductase encodes MTNTRPTVAVLGTGIIGAALARNLARAGFAVRAWNRSPEKAAALVADGVIAAETPADAVTGADFVLTALNDGPRVLDAMRAAVPGLRKGTTWVQVSTVGVDAFDELAEFARARGLFLVDAPVQGTRGPAEQGKLVILAAGEPGIRDRVQPLFDTIGQRTMWVGEDGTSGAASRLKLVLNTWVLALTHGVGETLALAKGLDVDPKLVFDAITGGPLDNAYFHLKGAAILADEYTPSFTVDNAEKDARLVVQAAKRAGVRVDVVAAGAERLHRASEQGHGDKDMAATYLASFED; translated from the coding sequence ATGACGAACACCCGTCCGACCGTCGCCGTACTGGGCACCGGCATCATCGGTGCCGCCCTCGCCCGCAACCTCGCGCGCGCCGGCTTCGCCGTCCGGGCCTGGAATCGCAGTCCGGAGAAGGCGGCGGCGCTGGTGGCCGACGGGGTGATCGCGGCCGAGACCCCGGCCGACGCGGTCACCGGCGCCGACTTCGTGCTCACCGCGCTCAACGACGGCCCGCGTGTGCTCGACGCGATGCGCGCGGCGGTCCCGGGGCTGCGCAAGGGCACGACGTGGGTGCAGGTCAGCACGGTCGGCGTGGATGCGTTCGACGAGCTGGCCGAATTCGCCCGCGCCCGGGGCCTGTTCCTGGTGGACGCCCCGGTCCAGGGCACCCGGGGACCGGCCGAGCAGGGGAAGCTGGTGATCCTCGCGGCGGGCGAGCCGGGGATTCGGGACCGGGTGCAGCCGCTGTTCGACACGATCGGGCAGCGCACCATGTGGGTGGGCGAGGACGGCACCTCGGGCGCCGCGAGCCGGCTCAAGCTCGTCCTGAACACCTGGGTCCTGGCGCTGACCCACGGCGTGGGCGAGACGCTGGCCCTGGCCAAGGGCCTGGACGTGGACCCGAAGCTGGTCTTCGACGCGATCACCGGCGGTCCGCTGGACAACGCGTACTTCCACCTGAAGGGCGCCGCCATCCTCGCCGACGAGTACACCCCGTCCTTCACCGTGGACAACGCGGAGAAGGACGCCCGGCTGGTCGTGCAGGCCGCGAAGCGCGCGGGCGTCCGCGTGGACGTCGTCGCGGCCGGCGCCGAACGCCTGCACCGCGCCTCCGAACAGGGCCACGGCGACAAGGACATGGCCGCCACGTATCTCGCCTCCTTCGAGGACTGA
- a CDS encoding DUF6069 family protein yields MTAQTVTSPAAHDRSTPIPASTSASTFVSTRPVWLVSVAAGAVAAVATEVYGLVARGLGTPMRAGNVGAATAEPITVGMFAMGVAVAMSVGTLLAVLIARRAARPARTYLRTTVALTALSMISPILAGDTVIPTKLVLCGAHLVAAAVVVPTVTRRLADADRTPRA; encoded by the coding sequence ATGACCGCCCAGACCGTCACCAGCCCCGCCGCCCACGACCGTTCGACCCCGATCCCGGCCTCGACCTCTGCCTCGACCTTCGTCTCGACCCGGCCGGTGTGGCTGGTCAGTGTGGCCGCAGGGGCGGTCGCGGCGGTCGCCACCGAGGTGTACGGGCTGGTCGCGCGCGGGCTCGGTACGCCGATGCGGGCCGGGAACGTCGGCGCGGCGACGGCGGAGCCGATCACCGTGGGGATGTTCGCCATGGGCGTGGCGGTGGCCATGAGCGTCGGCACGCTGCTCGCCGTGCTGATCGCGCGCCGGGCGGCCCGTCCGGCGCGGACGTACCTGCGCACCACCGTCGCCCTGACCGCGCTGTCCATGATCAGCCCGATCCTGGCCGGCGACACCGTGATCCCGACCAAGCTCGTGTTGTGCGGCGCCCACCTGGTGGCCGCGGCCGTGGTCGTCCCGACCGTCACCCGCCGCCTGGCGGACGCCGACCGCACCCCCCGAGCCTGA
- a CDS encoding sugar ABC transporter substrate-binding protein gives MRKRFLVSVSACVLVAAGTLSACSDTSGSGSGSTGATGASGPAGGNGKKAKIGVILPDSKTSGRWETNDRKYLTEAFKAAGVDYDIQNAQGDKSQFQTLADQMITNGATVLIIVNLDSGTGKAVLDKAKSQGVATIDYDRLTLGGSAQYYVSFDNVKVGTLMGQGIEKCLSAAGAQKPTIAMLNGSATDNNATLLKQGYDGVLKPKFDSGEYVKGPDQAVPDWNNTEGANMFEQMLTQSPNISGVVAANDGLGNAAISILKKQKLNGRVPVTGQDAETTALQNILVGDQCMTVYKAIKKEADAVSGLAVALAKGQKPSVPATVRDPEGKRDVPSVLLEPLAIYKENVKDVVADGYVTKDTLCTGAYAAKCTEFGVN, from the coding sequence ATGCGCAAGAGGTTCCTCGTGTCCGTCTCCGCCTGTGTGCTGGTCGCCGCCGGCACCCTGTCCGCCTGCTCGGACACCTCCGGTTCCGGATCCGGGTCCACCGGTGCCACCGGCGCGTCCGGTCCCGCCGGCGGCAACGGCAAGAAGGCGAAGATCGGCGTGATCCTCCCGGACAGCAAGACCTCGGGTCGCTGGGAGACCAACGACCGCAAGTACCTGACCGAGGCGTTCAAGGCCGCCGGCGTCGACTACGACATCCAGAACGCCCAGGGTGACAAGTCCCAGTTCCAGACCCTCGCCGACCAGATGATCACCAACGGCGCCACCGTTCTGATCATCGTCAACCTGGACAGTGGCACCGGAAAGGCCGTACTGGACAAGGCGAAGTCGCAGGGTGTGGCGACCATCGACTACGACCGGCTGACCCTGGGCGGCAGCGCCCAGTACTACGTCAGCTTCGACAACGTGAAGGTCGGCACGCTGATGGGCCAGGGCATCGAGAAGTGCCTGTCCGCCGCCGGCGCGCAAAAGCCCACCATCGCGATGCTCAACGGCTCGGCCACGGACAACAACGCGACGCTGCTCAAGCAGGGCTACGACGGGGTGCTCAAGCCGAAGTTCGACTCCGGCGAGTACGTGAAGGGCCCGGACCAGGCCGTCCCGGACTGGAACAACACCGAGGGCGCCAACATGTTCGAGCAGATGCTCACCCAGTCGCCGAACATCTCCGGCGTGGTGGCCGCGAACGACGGCCTGGGCAACGCGGCGATCTCGATCCTGAAGAAGCAGAAGCTCAACGGTCGGGTTCCGGTCACCGGTCAGGACGCGGAGACCACCGCGCTGCAGAACATCCTGGTCGGCGACCAGTGCATGACCGTCTACAAGGCGATCAAGAAGGAGGCCGACGCGGTCTCCGGTCTGGCCGTGGCGCTGGCCAAGGGCCAAAAGCCCAGCGTGCCCGCCACCGTGCGCGACCCCGAGGGCAAGCGCGACGTGCCGTCCGTACTCCTGGAGCCGCTGGCGATCTACAAGGAGAACGTCAAGGACGTCGTCGCCGACGGCTACGTCACCAAGGACACCCTGTGCACCGGCGCCTACGCCGCCAAGTGCACCGAGTTCGGCGTCAACTGA
- a CDS encoding ATP-binding cassette domain-containing protein, with protein sequence MALSPTPAPPPAANPVLELRGVNKSFGAVHVLRDVDLSVYEGQVTALVGDNGAGKSTLVKCIGGIHTADSGEYFFDGAPVTVHSPRDASDLGVEIVYQDLALCDNLDIVQNMFLGRERRRGWVLDEDSMEQIAEETLAGLSVRTVSSIRQRVSSLSGGQRQTVAIAKAVLWNSKVVVLDEPTAALGVSQTAQVLELVRRLADNGLAVVLISHNMNDVFAVADRIAVLYLGRTAAQVNAGEITHSQIVELITSGQTEAFGPGAGRNGVNR encoded by the coding sequence GTGGCCCTGTCCCCCACCCCCGCCCCGCCGCCCGCGGCCAATCCCGTGCTCGAACTGCGCGGCGTCAACAAGAGCTTCGGCGCCGTCCACGTACTGCGCGACGTCGACCTGTCCGTGTACGAGGGCCAGGTGACCGCGCTCGTCGGCGACAACGGCGCGGGCAAGTCGACCCTGGTCAAGTGCATCGGCGGGATCCACACCGCCGACTCCGGCGAATACTTCTTCGACGGTGCGCCGGTCACCGTGCACAGCCCGCGCGACGCGTCCGACCTGGGCGTCGAGATCGTCTACCAGGACCTCGCCCTGTGCGACAACCTCGACATCGTGCAGAACATGTTCCTCGGTCGGGAACGCCGGCGCGGCTGGGTGCTCGACGAGGACAGCATGGAGCAGATCGCCGAGGAGACCCTGGCGGGCCTGTCCGTACGCACCGTCTCCTCGATCCGCCAGCGCGTCTCCAGCCTCTCCGGCGGCCAGCGCCAGACCGTGGCCATCGCCAAGGCGGTGCTGTGGAACAGCAAGGTCGTGGTGCTGGACGAACCCACCGCCGCGCTGGGCGTGTCGCAGACCGCGCAGGTGCTCGAACTGGTCCGCCGGCTCGCCGACAACGGCCTGGCCGTCGTACTCATCTCGCACAACATGAACGACGTGTTCGCGGTCGCCGACCGGATCGCGGTGCTCTACCTGGGCCGTACCGCCGCCCAGGTCAACGCGGGTGAGATCACCCATTCCCAGATCGTCGAACTCATCACGTCGGGACAGACCGAGGCATTCGGTCCCGGTGCCGGTCGAAACGGAGTGAACCGATGA